In a single window of the Olivibacter sp. SDN3 genome:
- a CDS encoding helix-turn-helix domain-containing protein, with product MEIDIVTKEDLRRMKMEMMEEIREILKENVKKESNRQWLRSTEVREMLGISPGTLQNLRINGTLPYRKIGGSMYYRREDIRKMMEGGNSNG from the coding sequence ATGGAAATAGACATCGTAACGAAAGAAGACCTCCGCAGAATGAAGATGGAAATGATGGAGGAGATCAGGGAGATCCTAAAAGAAAATGTTAAAAAGGAAAGTAACCGCCAGTGGCTCCGCAGCACGGAGGTAAGGGAGATGCTGGGCATCTCGCCGGGAACATTACAGAACCTCCGTATCAACGGGACGTTACCTTACCGAAAGATCGGTGGCAGTATGTATTACCGCAGGGAGGATATCAGGAAAATGATGGAGGGAGGTAACAGCAATGGGTGA
- a CDS encoding transposase produces MHRKFDDSFKIMAVDLSVVKGSVADVAKELDIDPSLLSKWRRNPRYNGNKVLPDNPKISPEEQELRILRKKLRDTELERDILKKAIAIFSRGDGPYTGS; encoded by the coding sequence ATGCATAGAAAATTTGATGATTCGTTTAAGATAATGGCGGTCGATTTGAGCGTTGTTAAGGGATCTGTAGCCGATGTAGCTAAGGAATTAGACATAGACCCCAGTTTACTGAGTAAATGGCGTAGAAATCCACGTTATAATGGGAATAAGGTTTTACCTGACAATCCCAAGATCAGTCCGGAGGAGCAGGAGTTAAGGATTTTACGCAAGAAATTAAGAGATACAGAATTAGAACGCGATATCTTAAAAAAGGCCATAGCCATCTTCTCCAGGGGAGACGGTCCATATACCGGTTCATAA
- a CDS encoding carboxymuconolactone decarboxylase family protein: protein MEKRMNNPALILGVNPAIQTMMGSIYQSGISPELLEYVGLRVGQMTNCELCIGEAIGKAKDNPITRDRIEYVLSWRDSKKFNESEQTALELTEAITKLENKYESVSDELWQKTEKYFGEKERSALVVFISVMNMFTRINVATRQLTAEWA from the coding sequence ATGGAAAAAAGAATGAACAATCCAGCCTTAATATTAGGCGTAAACCCTGCCATCCAAACAATGATGGGTTCTATTTACCAAAGTGGTATTTCACCAGAGTTACTAGAATACGTAGGTTTGAGAGTCGGACAAATGACCAATTGCGAATTATGTATTGGAGAAGCAATAGGGAAAGCCAAAGACAATCCAATAACAAGAGACCGAATTGAATATGTATTGTCTTGGAGAGATTCAAAAAAATTCAATGAATCTGAACAAACTGCACTTGAACTGACAGAAGCAATTACCAAATTAGAGAATAAGTACGAATCTGTTTCAGATGAACTTTGGCAAAAGACTGAAAAATATTTTGGGGAAAAGGAAAGGTCGGCTTTGGTAGTATTCATTTCTGTGATGAATATGTTTACACGTATTAATGTAGCTACAAGGCAATTAACAGCAGAATGGGCATAA
- a CDS encoding helix-turn-helix domain-containing protein has product MKGMTDEEAMKHLQDTLFVIGGKWKMPILTALSKGCCRYREIQRNVPKITTRVLSKELKHLEENKLIERKVFDSPLSVEYKLSKYTYSLLPILEQMVVWGKNHKKVISEKLPLS; this is encoded by the coding sequence ATGAAAGGAATGACAGACGAAGAAGCAATGAAACACTTGCAAGACACATTATTTGTAATAGGCGGAAAATGGAAAATGCCCATATTGACGGCATTGAGCAAAGGCTGTTGTCGTTATAGGGAAATACAGCGAAACGTCCCAAAAATTACCACACGAGTATTGTCAAAAGAGCTGAAACACCTTGAAGAAAATAAGTTGATAGAAAGAAAGGTTTTTGATAGTCCACTTTCAGTAGAATACAAGTTGTCTAAATACACCTATTCGTTGTTGCCCATATTGGAACAAATGGTTGTATGGGGTAAAAACCATAAAAAAGTGATTAGTGAAAAGTTACCGTTGTCATAA
- a CDS encoding Crp/Fnr family transcriptional regulator — protein MNEILKYIGNISRLEEQAQGDFLKAFQVKSFKKGDYLLRADKVCKEYYFIKEGLTKSFFFNDEKEFIMKFFKENMFFTEISSYVIQKPSKYMILALEDTTVYAINKTSIQELCKKHHCIETLFSKLFSFTTLGMMKRISEMLEDNATKRHQIFVNENKGLLQRISLGDLANYLGITQVSLSRIRSSK, from the coding sequence ATGAACGAAATCTTAAAATATATAGGCAATATTTCACGGCTCGAAGAACAAGCTCAAGGAGATTTTTTGAAAGCCTTTCAAGTTAAATCCTTTAAGAAGGGGGACTATCTTTTAAGAGCAGACAAAGTTTGTAAGGAATACTACTTTATCAAAGAAGGACTAACAAAATCTTTTTTCTTCAACGATGAAAAAGAATTTATAATGAAATTTTTTAAAGAAAATATGTTCTTTACTGAAATCAGCAGTTATGTCATCCAGAAACCTTCAAAATATATGATTCTTGCATTAGAAGACACGACAGTTTATGCAATCAACAAAACTTCCATACAAGAGTTGTGCAAAAAACATCATTGCATTGAAACACTATTTAGTAAACTGTTTTCATTTACAACATTAGGAATGATGAAACGTATCAGCGAAATGCTTGAAGATAATGCTACTAAAAGACACCAAATATTTGTGAATGAAAATAAGGGACTTCTACAACGTATCAGCCTTGGCGACCTTGCCAACTATCTCGGTATAACTCAAGTGTCTTTAAGCAGGATTAGAAGTAGCAAATAA
- a CDS encoding BfmA/BtgA family mobilization protein: protein MVRIDENKKSVRFPEAVDERLTLLARKLGRTKRELFMQMVDYFYKSKKDPADLNDEVLKKELSNGISRILSFIRKQEGDMLVPMYSAMEELMAIAKMQSPLLKSIGKGQSEATIMGRETIGYLKLVDGMELQLKIGDFFMLPFSLFPIASLRSA, encoded by the coding sequence ATGGTCAGAATTGATGAGAACAAGAAATCCGTCCGTTTCCCCGAGGCGGTGGACGAACGGCTCACCCTGCTTGCGCGGAAACTTGGCCGCACCAAGCGGGAACTGTTCATGCAGATGGTGGATTATTTCTACAAGAGCAAGAAAGACCCCGCCGACCTGAACGATGAGGTGCTGAAAAAGGAGTTATCGAACGGTATCAGCCGCATCCTCTCGTTCATCCGCAAACAGGAGGGTGACATGCTCGTGCCGATGTATTCGGCGATGGAGGAACTGATGGCCATCGCCAAGATGCAAAGCCCGCTTTTGAAAAGCATAGGCAAAGGGCAGTCGGAGGCAACCATCATGGGCAGGGAAACCATCGGCTACCTGAAACTGGTGGACGGCATGGAATTGCAACTTAAAATAGGAGACTTTTTTATGCTGCCATTTTCTCTTTTTCCAATAGCATCTCTTCGATCTGCTTAG
- a CDS encoding DUF5712 family protein, producing the protein MYINITKSETGDNKGSSGALVHYLEKENRMQPENGMENKPERWFNGTANDIKPHEVRTGIDRNVAKLGRDDSKFFLINVSPSQKELAHFVSKYGEDGAREKLKEFATRIMDEYARNFKRPGIESHRDLLWFGKLENHRYYSHNDKEVKSGLKRKGERKEGRQMHVQIIVSRKDITNKIKLSPQNTSRGKNKAHSQKLGQFDRTAFKQSGETLFDELFDFERNLKDSLQYANTMKNGTAQQKAQMHTLTELTKRHPQGQPLAMELAHDVAQGMFESVGEMLTTTGSMAADLLGLLMAPVEGAGEQQSPIEEEEKRRKRKKKAQSRGIRR; encoded by the coding sequence ATGTACATCAACATCACCAAGTCGGAAACGGGCGACAACAAGGGCAGCAGCGGTGCGCTGGTACATTACCTCGAAAAGGAAAACCGGATGCAGCCGGAAAACGGGATGGAAAATAAGCCGGAGCGTTGGTTCAATGGAACGGCCAACGACATCAAACCCCACGAGGTGCGGACGGGCATCGACCGCAACGTGGCCAAGCTGGGCAGGGACGACAGCAAATTCTTCCTCATCAACGTCAGCCCCAGCCAAAAGGAACTGGCGCACTTCGTGTCCAAATACGGCGAGGACGGGGCACGGGAAAAGCTAAAGGAATTTGCCACGAGGATAATGGACGAGTATGCCCGTAACTTCAAACGCCCCGGCATCGAAAGTCACAGGGATTTGCTTTGGTTCGGCAAACTGGAAAACCACCGCTATTACAGCCACAACGACAAGGAAGTGAAAAGCGGGCTAAAGAGAAAAGGCGAACGCAAGGAGGGGCGGCAGATGCACGTCCAAATCATCGTGAGCCGCAAGGATATCACCAATAAAATCAAGCTAAGCCCGCAGAATACGTCACGTGGCAAAAACAAAGCCCATTCGCAGAAGCTGGGGCAGTTCGACCGCACCGCGTTCAAGCAGTCGGGCGAGACGCTGTTCGATGAACTGTTCGACTTCGAGCGTAACCTGAAAGACAGCCTGCAATATGCCAATACGATGAAGAACGGCACCGCACAGCAGAAAGCGCAGATGCACACGCTCACGGAATTAACGAAGCGGCATCCGCAGGGTCAGCCGTTGGCAATGGAGCTGGCGCATGATGTTGCCCAAGGCATGTTCGAAAGCGTGGGCGAAATGCTGACCACCACGGGCAGTATGGCTGCCGACCTATTGGGGTTACTGATGGCTCCGGTGGAGGGAGCGGGTGAGCAGCAAAGCCCCATCGAGGAGGAGGAGAAGCGGCGCAAACGGAAAAAGAAAGCGCAGTCACGGGGTATCAGGCGGTGA
- a CDS encoding IS3 family transposase: protein MRTRYLKKGHSHLLQGRRSIYRFIKENREVYSVEKMCEVLNVSSSCFYRWLVWPESPREQRSKALVDKIQQVHSDSKYIYGSPRITAELHKKGEMVSRSYVARLMKKHGIRSKVKKKYRVTTDSSHSYRIAENLLQRDFSADSLSQKWVSDITYIHTGKGWLYLTTVIDLADRKVIGWSLSTDMTTKNTSVQAIKMAIRNRGIKDGLIFHSDRGIQYACDEFRRVIVKNKILQSMSRKANCWDNAVAESFFKTLKAEMIYHRKFIDQQSAKLEIFGYIEGFYNTKRTHSALGYKTPKQIEEMLLEKEKMAA, encoded by the coding sequence ATTAGAACGCGATATCTTAAAAAAGGCCATAGCCATCTTCTCCAGGGGAGACGGTCCATATACCGGTTCATAAAGGAGAACCGAGAAGTATATTCCGTAGAGAAGATGTGCGAAGTATTGAACGTTAGCAGCAGTTGTTTTTACCGTTGGCTGGTTTGGCCCGAATCCCCCAGGGAACAACGCAGTAAAGCACTTGTGGATAAAATACAGCAGGTACACAGTGACAGTAAGTATATCTATGGCAGCCCACGGATAACCGCAGAGCTGCACAAAAAAGGTGAAATGGTATCAAGAAGCTACGTAGCAAGATTGATGAAGAAACATGGGATACGAAGTAAGGTTAAGAAAAAATATAGGGTGACCACAGATTCGAGCCATAGTTATAGGATAGCTGAAAATCTCCTCCAAAGAGATTTTTCAGCGGATTCCCTATCGCAAAAATGGGTTAGCGACATTACTTACATCCATACCGGCAAAGGGTGGCTTTATCTAACAACGGTTATCGATCTGGCGGACAGAAAAGTCATTGGATGGTCTTTAAGCACCGATATGACGACTAAAAACACTTCTGTACAAGCCATCAAAATGGCTATTAGAAACCGAGGTATCAAAGATGGTCTTATCTTCCATTCGGATAGAGGGATCCAATATGCCTGCGATGAATTCAGGAGGGTAATTGTAAAAAACAAGATACTTCAAAGCATGAGTAGGAAGGCCAATTGCTGGGACAATGCAGTAGCTGAGAGCTTTTTCAAGACACTAAAGGCTGAAATGATCTACCATAGAAAATTCATCGATCAGCAATCGGCTAAATTGGAGATCTTTGGATATATTGAAGGTTTTTATAATACCAAAAGAACACATTCTGCCCTGGGATATAAAACCCCTAAGCAGATCGAAGAGATGCTATTGGAAAAAGAGAAAATGGCAGCATAA
- a CDS encoding tyrosine-type recombinase/integrase, which translates to MEAIDFSDFAFREGRHNDSAVIWVDFKYDRAKIDLVKSLKGRWSRSEKCWYVPDNTHFRTLFGMEIPPVGKGVLSKLSLVNARELQRMKEVLQMKAYSPSTIKTYMVEFAQLLYVVKDVPVDSLGYDRLRAYILYCINTLKISENQLHSRLNAVKFYFEQVLHKPDFFAEIPRPKKPSTLPKVLSQKEVKRIFDAVRNRKHLLMLQLCYGMGLRVSEVVNLKVSDIDSGRMQVLIEAGKGKKDRYVPLPTAVLDLLREYYKSYRPKTYLFEGQYGGQYSVRSVQAVFKSAMKAAKVNKPIGIHGLRHSYATHLLEYGTDISFIQQLLGHNDIKTTMLYAKVGNAQVSAIKSPLDRIL; encoded by the coding sequence ATGGAAGCTATTGATTTTTCCGATTTTGCTTTCCGGGAGGGTAGGCATAATGATTCGGCGGTCATTTGGGTGGATTTCAAATACGACCGGGCAAAGATTGATTTAGTCAAATCGCTGAAAGGCAGGTGGAGCAGGTCTGAAAAGTGCTGGTATGTGCCGGACAACACCCATTTCCGGACACTGTTTGGGATGGAAATCCCACCGGTTGGCAAAGGGGTATTGTCCAAATTGTCACTCGTGAATGCACGGGAGTTGCAACGCATGAAAGAGGTATTGCAGATGAAAGCCTACAGCCCGTCAACGATAAAGACCTACATGGTCGAATTTGCACAGTTGCTGTATGTGGTGAAAGACGTGCCCGTTGATTCGCTGGGCTACGACCGTCTCCGAGCTTACATCCTTTATTGCATCAATACATTGAAGATTTCGGAAAACCAACTGCACAGCAGGCTCAACGCCGTTAAATTCTATTTTGAACAGGTGCTCCATAAACCGGACTTCTTTGCCGAAATCCCACGCCCAAAGAAGCCGTCTACTTTGCCAAAAGTGTTGAGCCAAAAGGAAGTAAAACGGATATTCGACGCGGTACGAAACCGGAAGCATTTGCTGATGTTGCAACTGTGCTACGGAATGGGACTGCGAGTAAGTGAGGTTGTCAACCTGAAAGTGAGTGACATCGACAGCGGACGGATGCAGGTGCTCATCGAAGCGGGTAAAGGAAAGAAAGACCGATATGTACCGTTACCGACCGCGGTGCTGGATTTGCTGCGGGAGTATTACAAATCGTATCGCCCCAAGACCTATCTTTTTGAAGGCCAGTATGGAGGGCAGTATTCCGTTCGCAGTGTCCAAGCGGTGTTCAAGAGTGCGATGAAGGCCGCAAAGGTAAACAAGCCGATAGGGATACACGGTTTGCGGCATAGCTACGCCACACATTTACTGGAATACGGCACGGACATATCATTCATTCAGCAGCTACTTGGTCACAACGACATCAAGACCACGATGCTTTATGCAAAGGTCGGCAATGCGCAAGTGAGTGCAATCAAAAGCCCGTTGGACAGGATTTTGTAA
- a CDS encoding oxidoreductase, with translation MINKKVALITGASAGMGKETAKRLAQNGYIVYGVARRTEKMKDLETFGIHTLEMDITNDQSIVNVVEKIIATEQRIDILINAAGFGSHGALEDVPISDAKYQLEVNVFGLARLTQLVLPYMRKNNFGKIINISSVAGKVAGPYSSWYHASKFALEGLSDSLRQEVKPFGIDVVVIQPGSIKSEWADIAIGNLRKTSGKETSAYKKGALSFANSIEKTESKGSDPKVIVDLIYKAIAAKNPKARYAGGHMAKIGLFMRKILSDRMFDKMIASQFS, from the coding sequence ATGATAAATAAAAAAGTAGCGTTAATTACAGGTGCTTCGGCAGGAATGGGAAAAGAAACTGCAAAACGGTTAGCACAAAATGGGTATATCGTATATGGTGTGGCTCGTAGAACAGAAAAAATGAAAGATTTGGAAACATTTGGGATTCATACATTGGAAATGGACATTACAAATGACCAATCTATCGTAAATGTTGTAGAAAAAATTATTGCAACCGAACAACGGATTGATATATTGATAAATGCGGCAGGTTTTGGTTCCCACGGAGCTCTTGAAGACGTTCCGATAAGCGATGCAAAGTATCAGTTGGAAGTAAATGTTTTTGGATTGGCAAGATTAACCCAGTTAGTGTTACCTTATATGAGAAAAAACAACTTCGGTAAAATTATAAATATTTCGTCTGTTGCAGGTAAAGTTGCGGGACCTTACAGCAGTTGGTATCACGCAAGTAAATTTGCGTTGGAGGGTTTGAGTGATAGTCTTCGTCAGGAAGTAAAACCATTCGGGATTGATGTAGTAGTGATACAACCCGGTTCTATAAAGTCGGAATGGGCAGATATTGCTATTGGAAATTTGCGTAAAACGTCAGGCAAAGAAACATCAGCATATAAGAAAGGAGCTTTAAGTTTTGCCAATTCCATTGAAAAAACAGAAAGCAAAGGGTCTGACCCAAAAGTTATTGTTGATTTGATTTACAAAGCCATTGCAGCAAAAAATCCCAAAGCAAGATATGCAGGTGGTCATATGGCTAAAATAGGGCTTTTTATGCGAAAAATCCTATCCGACAGAATGTTTGATAAAATGATTGCAAGTCAATTTTCATAA
- a CDS encoding Fic family protein yields the protein MSKVSVHTEFLDINWKLIVLISEIDRFDASWKAIERREGQSLKELKSIATVRSVGASTRIEGSKLTDEEVDILLKNMDISKLQERDEQEVVGYYEALDVIDENFEEIPVTENGLKNLHNVLLKYSEKDRWHRGNYKQHSNAVEANMPDGTTQIIFQTTAPGFPTEDAMRELMTWHDADKDTHPLVKCALFCYDFVSIHPFQDGNGRLSRLLATLLLRKYGYKWIRYVSFEHEIESQKNEYYRVLRTCQSQRPGEDITPWVMFFLTSLKNVQESLMLKLETHGVQQAISQRERHLLTIIEANPGIKTSDMAKKLGVSSATVKRMLDSLLSAKLIERHGIGPGSYYTLL from the coding sequence ATGAGCAAAGTAAGTGTACATACTGAATTTCTTGATATCAATTGGAAACTGATAGTCCTTATCAGTGAAATTGATAGGTTCGATGCCTCTTGGAAAGCCATTGAACGGAGAGAGGGGCAAAGCCTGAAAGAGCTTAAATCAATCGCTACGGTTAGAAGTGTTGGGGCTTCAACCCGTATTGAGGGCTCCAAACTAACGGATGAAGAAGTCGATATTCTTCTTAAGAACATGGACATCTCAAAACTTCAAGAGCGGGATGAGCAAGAAGTCGTCGGATATTATGAGGCCTTGGACGTCATTGATGAAAATTTTGAAGAAATTCCGGTGACTGAAAACGGTTTAAAAAACCTACATAATGTTCTTTTGAAATATAGTGAAAAAGATAGATGGCATAGGGGAAACTATAAGCAGCACTCCAATGCTGTTGAAGCGAATATGCCTGACGGAACAACACAGATAATATTTCAAACCACCGCACCGGGATTTCCCACAGAAGACGCGATGCGCGAATTAATGACATGGCATGATGCCGACAAGGATACACATCCTTTGGTTAAGTGTGCGCTTTTTTGCTATGATTTCGTATCTATCCATCCCTTTCAGGATGGAAACGGGAGGTTAAGCCGCTTGCTTGCTACGCTGCTTTTACGCAAATATGGGTATAAATGGATACGATATGTAAGTTTTGAACACGAAATCGAGAGTCAAAAAAATGAGTATTACAGGGTTTTAAGGACTTGCCAATCCCAAAGGCCGGGAGAGGATATCACGCCGTGGGTCATGTTTTTTCTGACGAGTTTGAAGAATGTTCAGGAGTCGTTGATGCTGAAGCTCGAAACCCATGGAGTACAACAGGCCATCTCACAAAGGGAAAGACATTTGTTGACCATAATTGAGGCAAATCCGGGTATAAAAACCAGCGACATGGCGAAAAAACTTGGTGTTTCAAGTGCAACAGTGAAAAGGATGTTGGACAGTCTTTTGTCGGCAAAACTGATAGAAAGACACGGAATCGGCCCCGGGTCTTATTATACACTGTTATAG
- a CDS encoding site-specific integrase codes for MSTNYSLLFYLKKPKNYAGGAKPIYMRITVAGEPKEVSTGRECDPVRWNAKANRAKGTKEDIRGLNAYLDTMERKVADAHLQLVKDGAEITADSLKLKYLGKDVQRRYLMETFTEHNRKMEALLGKGFKPNTLKGYNTSVGHLTAYLLKCHGETDIDIRCIDHAFITGYEFFLRSDMACSAVSAAKYMKHLRKIVNLCIAHRWITENPFAFYKTKAKPREKEFLTPDELDRVAKKEFSIPRLAHVRDIFVFCCYTGLSYADVRKLQKTDIAKGIDGRLWVLTSREKTETSSNIPLLPQAFEIIERYADYPPCVAKGLVLPVLSNQKMNSYLKEIADLCGITKKLTFHMARHTFATTVTLANNVPIETVSKMLGHTNIKTTQHYAKLLDTRIGSDMEKLKEKLGFRTNISLSAH; via the coding sequence ATGAGTACAAATTATTCCTTGCTCTTCTACTTGAAGAAGCCCAAAAATTATGCAGGTGGTGCCAAACCCATCTACATGCGCATCACCGTGGCCGGTGAACCTAAGGAAGTGTCCACCGGCCGCGAATGCGACCCCGTACGCTGGAACGCCAAGGCCAATCGTGCAAAGGGTACCAAAGAGGATATCCGTGGCCTGAACGCCTACCTCGACACGATGGAACGAAAGGTGGCCGATGCCCATCTGCAACTCGTAAAGGACGGCGCGGAAATCACCGCCGACTCGCTGAAACTGAAATACCTTGGCAAAGACGTGCAACGGCGGTATTTGATGGAAACGTTTACCGAACACAACCGGAAAATGGAAGCATTGCTGGGCAAGGGCTTCAAACCCAACACGCTGAAAGGCTACAACACTTCGGTGGGACATCTTACCGCATACCTATTGAAATGCCACGGCGAAACGGACATCGACATCCGGTGCATTGACCATGCCTTCATCACGGGTTATGAGTTTTTCCTGCGCTCGGACATGGCGTGCAGCGCGGTGTCGGCGGCCAAGTACATGAAGCACCTGCGCAAAATCGTCAACCTGTGCATCGCCCACCGATGGATTACGGAAAATCCCTTTGCGTTTTACAAGACAAAGGCCAAACCAAGGGAAAAGGAATTCCTTACGCCCGATGAATTGGACAGGGTAGCCAAAAAGGAGTTCAGCATACCAAGGCTCGCCCATGTGCGCGACATCTTCGTGTTCTGCTGCTACACGGGGCTGTCATACGCCGATGTGCGGAAACTGCAAAAGACGGACATCGCAAAGGGCATCGATGGCAGGCTATGGGTATTGACCAGCCGTGAGAAAACGGAAACTTCCTCCAACATCCCCTTGCTGCCGCAAGCCTTTGAAATCATCGAACGCTATGCGGACTATCCGCCATGCGTGGCAAAGGGGCTGGTGCTTCCAGTATTGAGCAACCAAAAGATGAACAGCTACCTGAAAGAGATTGCCGACCTGTGCGGCATCACCAAAAAGCTGACATTCCACATGGCGCGACACACATTCGCCACCACGGTGACACTGGCCAACAACGTGCCCATCGAAACGGTTTCCAAAATGCTGGGGCATACCAACATCAAGACCACCCAGCACTATGCCAAGCTGCTGGACACGCGGATTGGCAGCGATATGGAGAAACTAAAAGAAAAGTTAGGATTCCGTACAAACATTTCGTTATCGGCTCATTAA
- a CDS encoding IS3 family transposase — translation MKRYRIRTRYLKKGHSHLLQGRRSIYRFIKENREVYSVEKMCEVLNVSSSCFYRWLVWPESPREQRSKALVDKIQQVHSDSKYIYGSPRITAELHKKGEMVSRSYVARLMKKHGIRSKVKKKYRVTTDSSHSYRIAENLLQRDFSADSLSQKWVSDITYIHTGKGWLYLTTVIDLADRKVIGWSLSTDMTTKNTSVQAIKMAIRNRGIKDGLIFHSDRGIQYACDEFRRVIVKNKILQSMSRKANCWDNAVAESFFKTLKAEMIYHRKFIDQQSAKLEIFGYIEGFYNTKRTHSALGYKTPKQIEEMLLEKEKMAA, via the coding sequence ATTAAGAGATACAGAATTAGAACGCGATATCTTAAAAAAGGCCATAGCCATCTTCTCCAGGGGAGACGGTCCATATACCGGTTCATAAAGGAGAACCGAGAAGTATATTCCGTAGAGAAGATGTGCGAAGTATTGAACGTTAGCAGCAGTTGTTTTTACCGTTGGCTGGTTTGGCCCGAATCCCCCAGGGAACAACGCAGTAAAGCACTTGTGGATAAAATACAGCAGGTACACAGTGACAGTAAGTATATCTATGGCAGCCCACGGATAACCGCAGAGCTGCACAAAAAAGGTGAAATGGTATCAAGAAGCTACGTAGCAAGATTGATGAAGAAACATGGGATACGAAGTAAGGTTAAGAAAAAATATAGGGTGACCACAGATTCGAGCCATAGTTATAGGATAGCTGAAAATCTCCTCCAAAGAGATTTTTCAGCGGATTCCCTATCGCAAAAATGGGTTAGCGACATTACTTACATCCATACCGGCAAAGGGTGGCTTTATCTAACAACGGTTATCGATCTGGCGGACAGAAAAGTCATTGGATGGTCTTTAAGCACCGATATGACGACTAAAAACACTTCTGTACAAGCCATCAAAATGGCTATTAGAAACCGAGGTATCAAAGATGGTCTTATCTTCCATTCGGATAGAGGGATCCAATATGCCTGCGATGAATTCAGGAGGGTAATTGTAAAAAACAAGATACTTCAAAGCATGAGTAGGAAGGCCAATTGCTGGGACAATGCAGTAGCTGAGAGCTTTTTCAAGACACTAAAGGCTGAAATGATCTACCATAGAAAATTCATCGATCAGCAATCGGCTAAATTGGAGATCTTTGGATATATTGAAGGTTTTTATAATACCAAAAGAACACATTCTGCCCTGGGATATAAAACCCCTAAGCAGATCGAAGAGATGCTATTGGAAAAAGAGAAAATGGCAGCATAA
- a CDS encoding porin family protein: MKILKLLAVISGVFFCAGNHIAAQTENLTFGVKAGANYTNLYAGHNEVNEEKGKVGFTVGAFGRIGQTLFFQPEINYTRFSSEFIFQGEKFNPKFNQLNVPLMIGYKLIDDAQMNIRVSIGPDFSYSLNKPIEINGTEYERFNMGGVFNVGVDLGSITLDARYNRGFTKFNELLEQRTGMYTLTVGFRIL; the protein is encoded by the coding sequence ATGAAAATATTAAAGCTATTAGCCGTAATTTCAGGCGTGTTTTTTTGTGCGGGTAATCATATTGCTGCTCAAACGGAGAATTTAACCTTTGGTGTCAAAGCGGGAGCTAATTATACCAACTTATATGCTGGTCATAATGAGGTAAACGAAGAAAAAGGGAAAGTAGGGTTTACGGTAGGCGCTTTTGGTAGAATAGGACAAACACTTTTTTTTCAGCCTGAAATAAATTATACGCGCTTTTCCAGTGAATTCATTTTTCAGGGCGAGAAGTTTAACCCAAAGTTTAACCAGTTAAATGTGCCATTGATGATCGGGTATAAGCTTATTGACGATGCTCAGATGAACATTCGAGTTTCAATAGGTCCTGACTTTAGCTACAGTTTGAATAAGCCCATTGAAATAAATGGTACTGAATATGAGCGATTTAATATGGGAGGTGTTTTTAATGTGGGGGTTGATTTGGGAAGCATTACACTTGATGCCCGTTATAATAGAGGATTTACAAAATTTAATGAGCTATTGGAGCAACGTACTGGAATGTATACGTTAACAGTTGGTTTCAGGATTCTGTAA